Proteins encoded together in one Coregonus clupeaformis isolate EN_2021a unplaced genomic scaffold, ASM2061545v1 scaf0530, whole genome shotgun sequence window:
- the LOC121560538 gene encoding protein Ycf2-like codes for MLTGYLANIPTMSSLSYSPPSKEEVCWTEKEALGLNIVVKEEKEEEDVTVKQEVEGGEAVTVKEEEKDVKLTEDEEAFRLKEEEDVTVKEEGDAFRVKEEEGEMTVAVKDEEDIFGIKEEGEITVTLEEEEETGDLINNRERPDSPSDSRKSPSGNQTQRRLNQRCHTTAPSVIWVLSGYGKLKKSMKGNTQEKSPSNAPSVEIDSHDHMT; via the exons ATGCTAACTGGCTATCTAGCTAACATCccaaccatgagctcactaagctactctcctccttctaaagaagaggtctgctggacggagaaagaagctctggggctgaacattgtcgtgaaagaggagaaggaagaggaggatgtcacagtAAAACAAGAAGTAGAGGGTggtgaggctgttaccgtgaaagaagaagagaaagacgttaaaTTGACCGAAGATGAAGAAGCTTTTAgattgaaagaggaggaggatgtcacAGTGAAGGAAGAGggagacgcgttcagagtgaaagaggaggagggggagatgactgtcgcaGTGAAAGATGAGGAAGACATTTTTGGAATAAAGGAAGAGGGGGAGATTACTGTCACattggaagaagaagaggagactGGAGATCTGATTAACAACA gagagagaccagactctcccTCTGACAGCAGAAAGAGTCCTTcagggaaccagacccagagacgccTTAACCAGCGATGccacaccactgctcccagtgtaatATGGGTTTTAAGTGGTTATGGGAAGCTAAAAAAGAGCATGAAAggaaacacacaggagaaaagcccttccaatgctcccagtgtggaaatagATTCTCACGATCACATGACCTAA